A portion of the Psilocybe cubensis strain MGC-MH-2018 chromosome 10, whole genome shotgun sequence genome contains these proteins:
- a CDS encoding putative ATP-dependent helicase (putative ATP-dependent helicase C144.05): protein MREIVSNHQLCVRTYPTNQNDAFVPNVNVTLLTRLIHDGTANLLPGRDLKGKRKASNDIEQEERESKRARNSANLTSNTEESTQQYRVTVSYPTISSLRSQDMPHHGEMAPILHHLLNIHYDSDLTQDIGFARPDPVSLDIWNREDDELQAALLALNGSSLDLGIVRITQDGEHVVIVSGKGEWLLITPSLRIDANSHDIQSESAVDLLLAIRTLQLMGRSHLEAKLKVLPPSESFFFSLQLEYTASIVLPAIMKPFSSKRVSKKDVHSRQDARRRFLTAAWVYDDMHDSGGKTMTVSSFYSTMGPAPPLPSPEATKAMQPVALSSTLLPFQLRSVAWLLEREGISVTSDGKLVPQESSGQFSFWSEVKDGERTWYYNRLSGELAEEAPELPTIHGAMLAEEPGLGKTVETIALMLLNPAPKDWNPSLTRWDPDGHLDVKAIKSTLIVTPPSLASQWKTELANHAPSLKVLMYDGWTKVKVPISKTKWGLERFKKVELESRPKKKGKSKARNVEEDGSNSRSDDGEVLEWCEYVHQFDVVITTYNVLRSEIHVARPPPDRPKREEASYHTSSRLRSPLVMVEWKRVVMDEVQMVGGGQAAEMVSLIPRLSSLAVSGTPAKSQMSDLIHVLKFLRIDQLVGDLRLWNRLLKPGFAKDFAAFLKHYGIRTMKSCVTSELTIPQQTRYLVGIDLGRVEQHVYDQTLEAILQQLGLDARGIAATEGWQVNGNLLRSAIRRLRGICTHPQVGQLQKRGDGLYKPGALKTIDAVLQSMRDQNWKNLMEDWKAKIQLMIRYAQLQQKDDTVPNHQQNALRTLVLVEEDTNKHLEEIKDALTKHDAKGKILIEEAAQLRQQREVSAEAGEPNEKGKGKARDSADGREDDGGEDEDPEEKGLPKTPAGEEHRVKRRTLKSRLREGYVLLHRVKFLQGDVYHVLGRSNDEDAAYQAAEQLRRQLLKVTENEAAKAMSMLNGPNLKPTVTLNDLIIDLPLLGKGGIRSTDLMEEANTIVDEVLNDQSDLTWEWRTHIMELLTKPLNPGGAEDDVDGQEYQRTLDDQGEAETYLQAYAAILSDRREALVNERTLLAAHEVREKQVRQTKAALKAATAAAEALDVPEGLDIKPEHEVLHEELSSQRKDILIRLDGRSVKSILIDLNGVAVKILQENNPEKVIVREAIDKLRRFISEQNSLHEKLDADLALLRKAFNQRILYFRQLQEISDSVADVEWEEASAADAGLACVTEKNELEAKINTTRARQRYLDNLAKNQDEGIMDEDDKTCILCRSEFIRGFITQCAHVFCEGCMRAWLLRKEGKTCPVCRVAINPDSVQRFTVNAAQIEPPPQPVLGEPAPQSRRQIEYNRIDPAIFKDIQTMETYGDFGSKIQTLIRHISYIKHIDPGAKSIVFSAWADSLHIVERAFSENGIPCLRIDQGSKNAAEKFAADPDILVLLLHGERENAGLNVTCASRVFLLESVVHHSFEIQAIARIDRLGQTRPTEVYCYYAEGTIERNILDLAARKGLSLYTKENSHGTVNVSPFNQDNEQDVDNPERRKGQQRGDFIHKIDDMLSILFPHMFEDLEYLLPPSVALPFDPSIDEVHDVTMADNVSASITRALNHAPNSATTNVVAGPSRLR from the exons ATGCGCGAGATTGTATCCAATCATCAGCTATGCGTTCGAACATATCCAACCAACCAGAATGATGCCTTTGTGCCCAATGTCAATGTTACGCTGTTGACGAGGTTGATCCACGATGGCACTGCCAATTTGCTACCCGGTCGTGATCTGAAGGGTAAACGAAAAGCATCCAACGATatagaacaagaagaaagggaatcAAAACGGGCAAGAAATTCTGCAAATTTGACCAGTAACACAGAGGAGAGTACTCAGCAATATCGTGTCACGGTCAGCTATCCAACGATCTCTTCACTGCGGTCCCAAGATATGCCTCACCATGGTGAGATGGCACCTATTTTGCATCATCTCTTGAATATACACTATGATAGTGACTTGACCCAGGATATTGGGTTTGCTAGACCAGACCCAGTCTCCCTCGACATTTGGAACAGAGAGGATGATGAACTGCAGGCGGCTCTGCTGGCATTGAATGGGTCCAGCCTCGATTTGGGAATTGTCAGGATTACCCAAGACGGTGAACATGTAGTTATCGTATCCGGAAAAGGGGAATGGTTGCTTATCACTCCTTCCCTTCGTATCGACGCCAACTCTCACGACATTCAGTCTGAATCGGCCGTTGATCTTCTACTTGCCATCCGGACACTGCAACTGATGGGGAGGTCGCACCTCGAAGCCAAGTTGAAAGTACTGCCTCCATCAGaatcttttttcttttctttgcagCTAGAGTATACGGCATCAATCGTTCTCCCTGCAATTATGAAACCGTTTTCATCTAAACGCGTCAGCAAGAAAGATGTGCACTCGCGTCAGGATGCTCGGCGACGATTTTTAACCGCAGCTTGGGTCTATGACGATATGCATGACTCCGGTGGCAAAACCATGACAGTGTCCTCATTTTATTCTACGATGGGACCTGCTCCGCCGTTACCATCTCCGGAGGCGACCAAGGCCATGCAACCGGTTGCCCTCTCTTCCACATTGCTTCCTTTCCAACTCCGTAGTGTTGCCTGGCTTTTAGAACGAGAAGGCATATCAGTCACTTCTGACGGCAAACTCGTCCCACAGGAGTCTTCTGGCCAATTTTCGTTTTGGAGTGAGGTTAAAGATGGTGAACGAACTTGGTATTACAATCGCTTGAGTGGTGAGCTAGCAGAAGAAGCTCCCGAGTTGCCTACGATACACGGTGCAATGTTGGCAGAGGAACCGGGGTTGGGTAAGACTGTAGAAACCATTGCTTTGATGCTTCTCAACCCAGCCCCTAAGGACTGGAATCCTAGTTTGACACGGTGGGATCCCGATGGGCATCTTGATGTCAAAGCCATCAAA AGCACTTTGATTGTTACTCCTCCTTCGTTGGCATCGCAGTGGAAGACAGAGTTGGCAAACCATGCACCCTCTCTCAAAGTTCTTATGTACGACGGATGGACCAAAGTTAAAGTCCCCATCAGTAAAACAAAGTGGGGCCTTGAACGATTCAAGAAGGTAGAATTAGAATCAAGGCCCAAGAAAAAAGGCAAATCCAAAGCACGGAATGTTGAAGAGGACGGGTCAAATTCGCGAAGTGATGACGGTGAAGTCCTCGAGTGGTGTGAGTACGTGCACCAATTTGATGTGGTAATTACCACATATAATGTGCTGAGGAGCGAGATTCACGTCGCGCGTCCTCCGCCAGACAGACCGAAAAGAGAAGAGGCGTCTTATCATACATCTTCGCGGCTTAGGAGCCCTCTGGTCATGGTTGAGTGGAAGCGCGTAGTTATGGATGAGGTTCAAATGGTTGGTGGTGGACAGGCTGC TGAGATGGTGTCTCTTATACCCCGCCTATCCTCTTTGGCCGTCTCAGGCACACCGGCTAAATCGCAGATGTCGGACCTTATTCATGTTCTCAA ATTTTTGCGCATCGATCAACTTGTTGGCGATCTACGCCTTTGGAATAGACTTTTGAAACCGGGGTTCGCCAAAGACTTCGCGGCTTTTTTGAAGCATTATGGAATTAG GACAATGAAGTCCTGCGTGACATCCGAATTGACGATTCCTCAACAAACGCGATACCTTGTTGGGATTGACTTAGGTCGAGTTGAGCAACAT GTTTACGACCAGACCCTTGAGGCAATCTTACAGCAATTGGGTCTTGATGCGAGAGGAATTGCCGCTACCGAGGGCTGGCAGGTTAATGGAAATCTCCTACGATCTGCTATTCGTCGGTTGCGTGGGATCTGTACACATCCTCAA GTTGGTCAATTACAGAAACGGGGAGATGGTCTCTATAAACCGGGCGCTCTGAAGACCATCGATGCTGTCCTTCAG TCGATGAGAGACCAGAACTGGAAAAATCTAATGGAAGATTGGAAAGCCAAA ATCCAGCTTATGATCCGTTACGCACAACTGCAACAGAAAGACGACACGGTTCCTAATCACCAACAAAACGCACTGAGAACTCTGGTTCTTGTCGAGGAAGATACCAACAAACACCTGGAAGAAATCAAAGATGCCTTGACGAAACATGACGCGAAAGGCAAGATCTTGATAGAAGAAGCCGCTCAACTGCGCCAACAACGGGAAGTCTCAGCTGAAGCTGGTGAGCCGAAcgaaaaaggaaagggaaaggctcGCGATAGTGCAGACGGTCGTGAAGATGATGGCGGGGAAGACGAAGATCCGGAGGAAAAAGGTCTTCCTAAGACACCAGCGGGAGAAGAACACCGCGTGAAACGCAGAACGCTGAAGAGCCGCCTGCGCGAGGGGTATGTACTACTCCATAGGGTCAAGTTCCTACAGGGTGATGTTTATCATGTCCTGGGACGATCCAACGACGAGGACGCAGCCTATCAGGCTGCAGAACAGTTGCGGCGTCAGCTTCTAAAAG TAACTGAAAATGAAGCTGCCAAAGCGATGAGTATGCTCAACGGACCGAATTTGAAGCCTACTGTGACTCTAAATGATTTAATTATCGATCTCCCCTTGCTGGGCAAGGGAGGAATTAGGTCTACAGATTTG ATGGAAGAAGCTAACACCATCGTGGATGAAGTTCTCAATGACCAGTCTGATCTTACGTGGGAATGGAGAACCCACATCATGGAGTTGTTAACGAAGCCCTTGAATCCAGGGGGCGCAGAAGACGACGTCGATGGTCAAGAGTATCAGCGCACTCTGGATGACCAAGGTGAGGCTGAAACGTACCTGCAGGCATATGCTGCCATTTTATCCGACCGCAGAGAAGCTCTCGTCAATGAGCGCACGTTGTTGGCGGCACATGAAGTCCGTGAAAAACAAGTGCGCCAAACTAAAGCTGCGTTGAAGGCAGCCaccgctgctgctgaagcGTTGGACGTCCCTGAAGGTCTAGATATCAAGCCAGAGCACGAGGTGTTGCATGAGGAGCTATCTTCTCAACGCAAGGATATATTGATTCGTCTAGATGGGAGGTCTGTGAAGAGC ATTCTTATTGATCTAAACGGCGTTGCTGTGAAGATATTACAAGAAAACAACCCGGAAAAAGTTATTGTTAGGGAAGCTATCGATAAATTGCGACGCTTTATTTCTGAGCAGA ATTCCTTGCACGAAAAGCTTGATGCGGACCTGGCCCTTCTCAGAAAAGCATTCAATCAAAGGATTCTCTACTTCCGGCAATTGCAGGAAATTTCAGACTCGGTGGCTGATGTTGAGTGGGAAGAAGCTTCAGCGGCGGACGCAGGCCTGGCGTGCGTCACGGAGAAAAACGAGTTGGAAGCAAAAATCAATACTACGCGTGCACGGCAGCGATACCTTGATAACCTCGCAAAAAATCAAGATGAAGGTAtaatggatgaagatgacaaaACATGCATTCTCTGTCGAAGTGAATTCATCAGAGGATTTATTACGCAATG TGCGCACGTTTTCTGTGAAGGATGTATGCGAGCATGGTTACTACGAAAAGAGGGCAAAACATGTCCTGTTTGTCG CGTGGCTATCAACCCAGATAGCGTGCAACGATTTACAGTGAATGCTGCACAGATcgaacctcctcctcagccAGTATTGGGAGAGCCCGCCCCTCAATCTCGCCGACAGATTGAGTACAACAGAATTG ATCCAGccattttcaaagatatTCAAACTATGGAGACCTATGGCGATTTCGGAAGCAAGATTCAAACACTGATTCGGCATATATCATATATCAAGCACATCGACCCAGGTGCCAAAAGCATAGTGTTTTCGGCTTGGGCCGATTCATTACATA TTGTCGAACGGGCATTCTCGGAAAATGGGATACCATGCTTGAGAATAGATCAGGGTTCAAAAAATGCCGCCGAGAAGTTTGCGGCGGATCCTGATATTCTTGTTCTTTTGCTACATGG AGAGCGAGAAAATGCTGGTTTGAATGTCACTTGTGCATCTCGGGTATTCCTTCTTGAGAGTGTAGTTCACCACAGTTTCGAGATTCAAG CTATTGCACGGATTGACCGCCTTGGCCAAACGCGACCCACAGAAG TTTACTGCTACTATGCGGAAG GTACAATTGAACGCAACATTCTCGACCTCGCTGCTCGAAAAGGGCTATCATTATATACCAAGGAAAATTCTCATGGTACTGTGAATGTGTCGCCGTTCAATCAAGACAACGAACAAGATGTCGATAATCCAGAAAGGCGCAAGGGACAGCAACGAGGAGACTTCATCCACAAAATTGACGATATGCTTTCGATATTATTCCCTCACATGTTTGAGGATCTGGAATATCTTCTACCTCCATCTGTCGCTTTACCCTTTGATCCCTCGATAGACGAGGTCCACGATGTTACAATGGCTGATAACGTTTCAGCGTCTATTACTCGTGCACTCAATCATGCACCTAATAGTGCTACAACCAATGTGGTTGCTGGCCCATCTAGACTCCGCTAA
- a CDS encoding Glycogen phosphorylase, producing the protein MTSTIDPNTIGKPVRPRRHVRTLTGYLPEKDEEGRDKWPKGEEKVWKDGMRSLDKDVNDITRSFVNHVQTSLARQPYNIDDLGAYHAAALSTRDNLLVNWNDTQLTYTRKAPKRAYYLSLEFLMGRTLDNALLNLGLKDEYKQGVRKLGFNIEDILEQERDAGLGNGGLGRLAACYLDSSASQELPVWGYGLRYKYGIFQQLISPSGDQLEAPDPWLDNQNPWELPRLDVTYQIRFYGHADRLDDGTGRALWQGGQEVLAQAYDVMIPGYGTRSTNNLRLWESKPKRGFDLNSFNAGNYEGAVESSNSAQAITSVLYPNDHTWKGVEIEAAVVRVLVSGKGAMAYSVISFWTAASLADILRRFKNLNKHIREFPDYVAIQLNDTHPTLAIPELMRILIDEEDLSWDAAWSIVTNVFFYTNHTVLPEALEKWPVPLLEHVLPRHMQIIYDIVYLLPMKPRRAMLIQCAILAVEKKFPGDRDRLSRMSLIEEGIPKQVRMAHLACIGSRKVNGVAELHSELVRTTILKDFVEFEGISKFGNVTNGITPRRWLDQCNPELSALISKTLKLDKSVWLKDLTKLEGLLPFTEDKAFRDEWAAIKQRNKERLAHYVQTTLGLTIRTDAMFDVQIKRIHEYKRQTLNILGVIHRYFTLKNMSAEEKKKVNPRVVFFAGKAAPAYFIAKLTIRLIVNVARVINSDPDTKDYLQLYFLPDYSVSLAEVLIPASDISQHISTAGTEASGTSNMKFCLNGGLLLGTVDGANIEIAEEVGESNVFFFGHLTPAVEDLRYQHLYHPIPIEQKCPALAHVINQVAAGVFGDGHVYEPLLNTIRQSDYYLLTDDFDSYIAALAMVDEAYLDKDEWAKKSIRTTAKMGKFSSDRAINEYAESYWNIEPVIVEKA; encoded by the exons ATGACCTCCACCATCGATCCGAATACTATTGGCAAACCAGTGCGCCCACGTCGCCATGTCCGCACTCTCACAG GTTATCTTCCTGAgaaagacgaagaaggaCGCGATAAATGGCCTAAGGGTGAAGAAAAGGTCTGGAAAGATGGGATGAGGTCTCTCGATAAGG ATGTCAACGATATCACGCGTTCTTTTGTGAACCATGTCCAAACCTCTCTGGCCCGTCAACCATACAACATTg ATGACCTCGGTGCATACCATGCTGCCGCTCTCTCCACACGAGACAATCTTTTG GTAAACTGGAACGATACCCAGCTAACATATACTCGCAAAGCCCCTAAACGAGCTTACTATCTTTCACTGGAGTTTTTGATGGGGCGAACTCTCGATAACGCT CTCCTTAACCTGGGGCTTAAAGATGAATATAAACAAGGTGTCCGCAAGCTCGGATTCAACATTGAAGATATCCTAGAGCAGGAGAGAGACGCCGGTTTAGGAAATGGTGGACTTGGTCGCCTCGCTGCCTGCTATCTTGACTCTTCCGCCTCTCAAGAGCTTCCTGTCTGGGGTTACGGTCTGCGATACAAGTACGGTATCTTCCAGCAGCTTATTTCTCCCTCAGGAGACCAGCTTGAG GCTCCTGACCCATGGCTGGACAATCAAAACCCATGGGAACTCCCCCGTCTTGACGTCACCTATCAAATTAGATTCTACGGACATGCCGACAGACTCGACGATGGAACTGGGCGTGCTTTATGGCAAGGCGGACAGGAAGTCCTTGCACAGGCGTATGATGTTATGATTCCTGGGTATGGAACCCGGTCGACTAACAACTTGAGGCTCTGGGAAAGCAAACCCAAGCGAGGATTCGACTTGAACTCCTTCAATG CTGGAAACTACGAAGGAGCTGTTGAATCGTCCAACAGTGCTCAAGCTATCACCTCTGTTTTGTATCCCAATGATCATAC TTGGAAAGGAGTTGAGATTGAAGCAGCAGTAGTACGTGTTCTGGTTTCCGGCAAAGGTGCCATGGCTTATTCTGTCATTAGCTTCTGGACCGCTGCCAGTTTAGCTGACATTTTGCGTCGCTTTAAGAATCTTAACAAGCATATCCGCGAATTCCCTGACT ATGTTGCTATCCAGCTAAACGAT ACCCACCCTACTCTTGCCATTCCTGAATTGATGAGAATACTGATCGACGAGGAAGACCTAAGCTGGGATGCTGCCTGGTCCATCGTCACCAACGTTTTCTTCTATACTAACCACACCGTGCTTCCT GAAGCTCTCGAAAAATGGCCTGTGCCTTTGTTGGAGCACGTCCTGCCAAG ACATATGCAGATCATCTATGATATC GTATATCTATTGCCTATGAAACCCCGTAGGGCAATGCTGATTCAATGCGCCATTTTAGCTGTTGAGAAAAAGTTCCCTGGAGACCGCGACAGGCTCTCAAGGATGTCCCTGATCGAAG AGGGCATCCCAAAACAGGTTCGCATGGCGCACCTTGCATGCATTGGCAGTCGCAAAGTAAATGGGGTTGCCGAG TTGCACAGTGAACTCGTTCGAACCACTATCTTAAAAGATTTCGTCGAATTTGAGGGAATCAGCAA ATTCGGAAACGTTACCAACGGAA TCACTCCCCGCCGATGGCTCGACCAG TGTAACCCAGAACTCAGCGCCCTCATTTCCAAAACCCTTAAGCTGGACAAGAGCGTGTGGTTGAAAGACctcaccaaacttgaaggCCTGCTTCCATTTACTGAGGACAAGGCTTTCCGCGACGAGTGGGCAGCCATCAAGCAGCGCAACAAGGAGCGCCTCGCTCACTATGTGCAGACTACCTTGGGTCTTACCATTCGTACCGATGCTATGTTTGATGTGCAGATCAAG CGTATCCACGAGTACAAACGCCAAACTCTTAATATCTTGGGAGTCATCCAT CGCTACTTCACTTTGAAGAACATGTCAGCggaggagaaaaagaaggtcAACCCCCGTGTTGTATTCTTCGCTGGAAAAGCTGCCCCTGCCT ATTTCATTGCCAAGCTC ACGATTCGCTTGATTGTGAATGTCGCCCGGGTCATCAACTCCGATCCAGATACCAAGGATTATCTGCAACTTTACTTCTTGCCAGATTACTCCGTCTCGTTGGCAGAGGTTTTGATCCCAGCTTCTGATATCAGTCAACACATCTCCACTGCTGGAACTGAAGCTTCTGGTACTTCGAACATGAAGTTCTGCCTGAACGGTGGGCTTTTGCTCGGAACAGTTG ATGGTGCTAACATTGAGATCGCCGAAGAG GTTGGAGAAAGCAATGTCT TCTTCTTTGGACACTTGACTCC TGCCGTCGAGGACCTTCGCTATCAGCACTTGTACCATCCCATCCCGATTGAACAGAAATGCCCAGCGTTGGCCCATGTTATCAATCAAGTTGCCGCTGGAGTGTTCGGCGATGGTCATGTCTACGAGCC TCTCCTCAACACCATCAGGCAATCTGATTACTACCTGCTTACTGACGACTTCGATTCTT ACATCGCTGCTCTTGCTATGGTTGACGAGGCGTACCTTGACAAAGATGAGTGGGCTAAGAAGTCCATTAGGACGACTGCCAAG ATGGGCAAGTTCAGCTCTGACCGTGCCATCAACGAGTACGCGGAGAGTTACTGGAACATCGAGCCAGTCATTGTTGAGAAAGCTTGA